One Bermanella sp. WJH001 genomic region harbors:
- a CDS encoding FAD-dependent oxidoreductase, giving the protein MAKRLSNDFQFLDVGRKDPAKKDIQTRKHNFVEIYQPFQQEQAGEQAHRCLACGNPYCEWKCPVHNYIPNWLQLASEGNIMEAVELSHQTNTLPEVCGRVCPQDRLCEGACTLNDGFGAVTIGNVEKYITDTALAMGWRPDMSKVVQTGKKVAIIGAGPAGLGAADVLARNGVKPVVFDKYPEIGGLLTFGIPEFKLEKSVMARRREVFEGMGVEFRLNTEIGKDIQFSELEAEYDAVFLGMGTYNYMKGGFPGEELPGVYDALDFLIANVNHNQGWEKDAADFIDMKGKKVVVLGGGDTAMDCNRSSIRQGAKAVTCAYRRDEENMPGSKREVVNAKEEGVKFLFNRQPVAIVGEDKVEGVKVVTTKMGEPDENGRRRPEVIEGSEEVLPADAVLVAFGFRPSPAPWFKDFGIELNSWDGVVAPEEQEFKFQTSNKKVFAGGDMVRGSDLVVTAIWEGRQAAEGILDFLNV; this is encoded by the coding sequence ATGGCGAAACGATTAAGTAATGATTTTCAATTTTTAGATGTGGGTCGTAAAGACCCTGCTAAAAAAGATATTCAAACCCGTAAACATAATTTTGTGGAAATTTATCAGCCCTTCCAACAGGAGCAAGCTGGTGAACAGGCGCATCGTTGTTTAGCATGTGGTAACCCGTATTGCGAATGGAAATGCCCAGTGCATAACTACATTCCAAACTGGTTGCAGCTGGCCAGCGAAGGTAACATCATGGAAGCGGTGGAGCTTAGCCACCAAACCAATACGCTGCCTGAAGTGTGCGGTCGAGTATGCCCACAGGATCGTTTATGTGAAGGTGCTTGTACACTAAATGACGGCTTTGGTGCCGTGACCATTGGTAATGTTGAGAAATACATTACTGATACGGCTTTAGCCATGGGCTGGCGTCCAGATATGTCTAAGGTTGTACAAACAGGCAAAAAGGTTGCAATTATCGGTGCAGGCCCTGCAGGTCTTGGCGCTGCTGACGTATTAGCTCGAAATGGTGTTAAGCCAGTGGTATTTGATAAATACCCAGAGATCGGTGGTTTGTTAACCTTTGGTATTCCTGAATTTAAACTAGAAAAAAGTGTAATGGCCCGTCGTCGTGAAGTATTCGAAGGCATGGGTGTTGAATTCCGTTTAAACACTGAAATTGGTAAAGACATCCAGTTCAGTGAACTTGAAGCTGAATACGACGCTGTCTTCCTAGGAATGGGTACTTACAACTACATGAAAGGTGGCTTCCCTGGTGAAGAGCTACCTGGGGTTTATGATGCACTGGACTTCCTAATTGCCAACGTGAATCACAATCAAGGTTGGGAAAAAGACGCCGCTGATTTCATTGATATGAAAGGCAAAAAAGTGGTGGTACTGGGTGGCGGTGATACTGCCATGGACTGTAACCGCTCTTCAATTCGTCAAGGTGCTAAAGCCGTAACTTGTGCTTATCGTCGTGACGAAGAAAACATGCCTGGCTCTAAGCGTGAAGTAGTGAACGCAAAAGAAGAAGGTGTGAAGTTCTTATTCAACCGTCAACCAGTAGCCATTGTTGGTGAAGACAAAGTTGAAGGCGTGAAGGTTGTAACCACGAAAATGGGTGAGCCTGATGAAAACGGTCGTCGTCGCCCAGAAGTGATTGAAGGCTCGGAAGAAGTGTTACCAGCCGATGCAGTATTGGTTGCGTTTGGTTTCCGCCCAAGCCCTGCACCTTGGTTTAAAGACTTTGGCATTGAACTGAATAGCTGGGATGGTGTGGTTGCACCAGAAGAGCAAGAGTTTAAGTTCCAAACTAGCAATAAAAAAGTGTTTGCTGGTGGAGACATGGTTCGAGGTTCTGACTTAGTAGTAACCGCTATCTGGGAAGGTCGTCAAGCTGCTGAAGGTATTTTAGACTTCTTAAACGTTTAA